GTATACATTCTTCGTCGTAATTTTTCTAGGCCAAATTATGaatatctcgactaattttgagaGACCATTCTTACCGCCCACTTGTAGTTGTCCTAGTTAAAATTAAAGCAAAACTCTGTTTGAATTAACCTCAGAAAAATTTGATAACACATTGATCGAGACCTTAGGAGGAGAAGCAAGACCTTAGGACACAGGTCTTTACCACTAGGTCAACGTATTGTTGCTGTTACTATGTTACCATTGGTCAATTCTTGAAGGTCTAACTATATACGTTCTTTTGATTCGTAGATTTTAGTGACGGAACTGAATTGTTTGGCAACAAGTAGTAGCAATCTAATAAACGAGTTTCTAAAAGTTGAAAGGTAGGCTAGCATCACTACTTGTTCTCTTAATTCAGGATTTAAACTGCGACAACGAGATACGTATCAGTATAGATGGAGCAACTAAATCTCatagtataataaaaaaaataaaattgatatgTTGAAAATTTCTCATTACATTGCGATTAACATGATACGTCacagtagaatttttttttttggtaacggAGCAACAACCTTACAACTAGGCCACTAAATGGACCCAATTGCACAACCCAACCTTCCAGAAGAGCTAGTGCGGCCACACCAGTCACAGCCCCCTCCACTTACTACAAGGTACTTACCCTTTGGAGAATCAAATCCCAGACTTTAAAAAGTACTTCCATAATCTAGACATTCGCCTGAACCACAACCATTAGATCAAATCCTGGGTGCGTAGAGTAGATATTTACTCTCTTTAAAACCTAACCTAAACCCATTGCCCAACTTTACTACTCAATTGTTTTTATTACTCgggaaatgaaattttattttcccttctcttctttaCGTGCATCAAACCCTTTGTGTGAATTTGATCTCCGTAAGAGtaaacaaaacattaaaaaaaaaaacaaaaacaaaacaggaGGAACACAGTGTGAATACATGCCTCGTTTCCAGAGAACCATGTAATGTTGCTTACATGTTGCTCCACCCATCCCAATTATTTAAGCGTCCAATACGGTTTTGTGTGTTATTTTCaatggcttatatctctcaacacatattatgttttatattttcaaaatcattgtcttataaaaataattgaaatctatcaaataatatctatattatatatttttagtaatacatattgagagatataaacaattgaaaataatACGCAGAACAATAatggacacttaaattgggatAAAGGGAATACTACCAATCATTTACGTAACGACAAATTATATCGTAAAGACATTATCTAATTTTTTGTTAAGAAATTAGGATACAAAAAGTGGCGAACATTATATAATGACGATATTTTATTCGTAAAGAATACCACGTAATATTTCGGGAGTACTCAGTAACTCCCCGCTTTATATTCTCATCAATCATCATATACGAAGACTGTGGGGGTCAATAGTCTGGCAAAGGACGTTAACATTAGTTTAGAATTTATCGATAGAAACTTCGTAGGAAGCAGCCTTCACCAGACCGGAGCGGCAAATCTACTTTTAACAGCAGCACCCTGTTTAATGCCCAATACCAACGTTACCCTCAGGGCCTCCCTCATCCCCCACTTGTCCACCgcaaacaagaagaaaatttaGATATAGATTTGTCTCTCCGGTCTCCACCTacctttactctctctctctctctctctctctccctctctctcccgaATTCTGCAGAGACTGACTCGTGCTTCACGGGGTAAGAACAAGTCTTCATATTTAATgtaactgtttttctttttgccaaGTTTAATTGAGTAGACATTTTCTGGTAAATtttgctgggtttttttttgtattttcttttgggtgCCTATTGGTAAATGTATCTGGGTAGCATGATTGGATTATTGTGGTTCTCCCAGTTTTTGAAGTCATTTTCGTATTGTGCTTTCTGGGTTGAATAGGGGGAAGCAGTGTTGTGCATtgaatgatttgttttgtggaatTAGGTTTCTGATCCTGACGGGTCAAGAATTGCTATGATTTCTGATTCCAAAGGCAAGATTAGTGCTTCAGTTGCCGACCGGATAGTACCCGcattttttctgtctttttattttctgggtTACCGACAATTCCATTGAAAcattaaacaaaacaaagttaaagGAAGGCATATTTTCCAAGTAGGCAAATCTACCATGGACAACTAATAAGAATTTGTTAAGGCAGCCATGACACAACGGTAAGGTTGCCTCGGTGTGACCTGGTGGTCACGGGCTACGAATCAAGGAAACCACCTCTCTATCCAACAATTCCAATTTCCAACCCTTCTCCTGACCTGCAGTAGTGGGAACCTCTTGCACTTGTAGCCCTTTCTTTTGGGGTGAAGATTGACAAAGAGCCTTTCATCCTACCACCACTGCTATAAAAAGTACGGTATCTATCCTGATTTTCTTGTTAAAGCGCCTGGAGCCCAATGTTCAGTGTCATTAATGAATTCCATAAAGTTCTTTACTTTATAATCTATTTATGCAATTCATGAATAATTCCACAATTCTGCAATGATTGCAGTTCCTGTCTGTCATCATGCCTGCCAAAATTCATATGTGAAATTTGTAAAATAGTTTTGATATTAGAACTATCTAGCTTCTGGAAACCATTGTGATACTAGGTAATTCTTATTAGTCCCCAAGTTGGATTATATTTTGCAGGTATCAAAGTAGTAACTTTTGTTGAACTTGCTCTCTTTTACAAGCAATGTTTTTTATGATGTTGCTAGGCTTAAATTCTTGGGTAGGTACAGAGTTTACCTTTTCCCATCTTTGACTTCTGCAATTATGGGATTCCGAATTAAAGAGCAGTTgcagggttttttttattttttcatttcttgcTCTAACCATGACAAGACTTTGCTGAATTAAGTTGATACCATCTGGTTGTGAGTCTTGCGACTATTGTCAAAACTGAGCTCATCTGCTCTGTTAGGAATGTTATAATTGCTTATCTTTCTTTTAAGTTGTGTTATTATCTTACCTTATAGACAGAAGAAGTCACAGTTGTTAGATGTTGCAGAGTCTCTGTGAATTGTAAACGGCATGGGAGGCAAAATATCTAAACGGGCAACTACAGGACGGTATTCATCATATGGATCAAGTTCAAATACATGGAGTAACCAGGATTATCCATCATATACTCAACCAAGCCAACCCTATCCATCATATACTCAACCAAGCCAACCCTATGTGCCACCAACTCCGCCTCAAAGTTATGGTTCAAAAAGGAAGCTTGAGAGGAAATACTCAAAAATAGATGACAACTACAGCAGCCTAGAACAGGTAACattaaaattttttgttgtgATGTAACGGCAATATGGTATATGTGTGCATCTGAACCATAGCAAAGGAAAAATATCACTTACGTAtaaaatttaccctaaaattTGAAATGCTTCTGCCTCACCCTATGTGTGGTTAAACGCCTCGCaatttgaaaacacttttatTGGCTTTTGATCATCCTTGTGTGAGGTGGCTATTAAAAACTAGATGTGGTCCTCACTTACTAGGAATTATCCCCGTACATAGGTGATTCCTTATGAAAACCTCTTTTGAAAATTACAACCTAGCCATTTGTACAGGTTACTGATGCTTTAGCACGTGCTGGCCTGGAGTCTTCAAATCTTATTGTCGGCATTGATTTCAccaagagtaatgagtggacAGGTCTGGTATCATCTGAGTTAGTAGTTATTTTGGTTTGCTGCACTGATATGTACTCAACTTTTGTCGATGCTGGTAATAGGTGCCAGGTCATTTCACGGGAGAAGCCTGCATCACATTGGGGATGAAACTAATCCTTATGAACAAGCAATATCAATTATTGGAAGGACATTGTCTTCATTTGATGAGGATAACTTAATTCCTTGCTTCGGATTTGGAGATGGTATCTTTCTAGCGAAAAACATCAAACATCCCATTTTGAGTATTATTCTCTAGATAATTGAGACCATATGTGATAAAATCATTGCAGCATCAACGCATGACCAGGAAGTCTTCAGTTTCTATCCAGATGAGAGGTTTTGCAATGGATTTGAAGAAGTTTTAGAAAGATATAGAGAATTGGTCCCTCAGCTGCGACTTGCAGGTTTCATACAAttcgtttgtttttgttgttgttcttaTACTAGTTGTATTCAGCAGCTTATGGTATTTTGGTGTGTGTCTGTGACAGGGCCAACATCATTTGCTCCTGTTATTGAAATGGCTATCACCATTGTTGAACAAAGTGGTGGTCAGTATCATGTTTTAGTCATAATAGCTGATGGACAGGTATCTCTCTTACGGACTTTGAAGTTAAAGACAATATTTTATCGAGGGTAGTTTTGCATGAAATGCCTAATGCCCCCGAAAATTTTGCAAACTGCACACATTCATGCTTTGGCCTGATGTGCCTGAAGGTGTTCTACGGTGGAAGTAGAAAGTAGTACTTGATTTATttgtggaaaatgttgaaagAAGCCTACATGACTTCGCTGCTTATTAAAACATTAAACTTACAACATTAGTGACTTGGTTTTGAGTCTCAAGTTTTGCTTTGTTGATCATATTTCAGACTCTCGAGATCTTACTAATTAGTGGGGGTTGTCATAGGTCACAAGAAGTGTTGATACTGGAAATGACCAGTTAAGCCCGCAGGAAAAGAAAACCGTTGAGGCAATTGTGAAAGCAAGGTAACTCAATCAATAACCCTTTTTTGGTGGTAATTCCTTTGAAAACACTTCCAAATGTGCTTTCTGTCATTTGCAGTGAATACCCGTTGTCAATAATTTTAGTTGGGGTTGGAGATGGACCATGGGACATGATGAGGGAATTTGATGACAAT
This DNA window, taken from Rhododendron vialii isolate Sample 1 chromosome 8a, ASM3025357v1, encodes the following:
- the LOC131335923 gene encoding E3 ubiquitin-protein ligase RGLG2-like, whose amino-acid sequence is MGGKISKRATTGRYSSYGSSSNTWSNQDYPSYTQPSQPYPSYTQPSQPYVPPTPPQSYGSKRKLERKYSKIDDNYSSLEQVTDALARAGLESSNLIVGIDFTKSNEWTGARSFHGRSLHHIGDETNPYEQAISIIGRTLSSFDEDNLIPCFGFGDASTHDQEVFSFYPDERFCNGFEEVLERYRELVPQLRLAGPTSFAPVIEMAITIVEQSGGQYHVLVIIADGQVTRSVDTGNDQLSPQEKKTVEAIVKASEYPLSIILVGVGDGPWDMMREFDDNIPARAFDNFQFVNFTELMSKNLDRSRKEAAFALAALMEIPSQYKATLELNILGATRGKAIDRVPLPPPHYGSASFARPKSSQSSSSRPSAPISDRHDAFGGTTRPTSSSSDSHVCPICLTDPKNMAFGCGHQTCCDCGQDLQLCPICRCTIEYRIKLY